Proteins encoded by one window of Mycolicibacterium cosmeticum:
- the rpsN gene encoding 30S ribosomal protein S14, producing the protein MAKTAKIVRNEQRRVLVQRHAERRAELKEIIRRPSSSPLERAQAQAALQRMPRDASPVRVRNRDSVDGRPRGHLRKFGLSRVRVRELAHRGELPGVRKASW; encoded by the coding sequence ATGGCCAAGACCGCCAAGATCGTGCGCAACGAGCAGCGCCGGGTGCTGGTGCAGCGTCATGCGGAACGTCGCGCCGAACTCAAGGAGATCATCCGGCGGCCGTCCAGCAGTCCGCTGGAACGGGCGCAGGCCCAGGCGGCGTTGCAGCGGATGCCGCGGGATGCCAGCCCGGTGCGGGTGCGCAACCGGGATTCCGTCGACGGCAGGCCGCGTGGACATCTGCGGAAGTTCGGGCTGTCGCGGGTCAGGGTGCGCGAGCTGGCGCACCGCGGTGAACTGCCCGGTGTGCGCAAGGCGAGCTGGTGA
- a CDS encoding LamB/YcsF family protein, with product MSVDLNADLGEGFGVWHLGDDDAMLDIVTSANVACGFHAGDPARLVQTCRAAAERGVRIGAQVSYRDLAGFGRRFIDAEPEELRAEVIYQIGALAAIAHSVGTTVSYVKPHGALYNSIVTHREQAAAVAAAVHAVDPGLPVLGLAGSAFFAAAAELGLRTVPEAFADRAYRADGQLVSRRLPNAVLHDPDRIADRVASMVQRGQVTAVDGSTIPITVESVCVHGDSPDAVRIAAAVRDRLRADGTALAAFTD from the coding sequence ATGAGCGTTGATCTCAACGCCGATCTCGGCGAAGGCTTCGGGGTCTGGCACCTCGGCGATGACGACGCCATGCTGGACATCGTCACCAGCGCGAACGTGGCTTGCGGCTTCCACGCCGGCGACCCGGCCCGGCTGGTGCAGACCTGCCGGGCCGCCGCCGAACGGGGGGTGCGCATCGGTGCGCAGGTCAGCTACCGCGACCTGGCCGGGTTCGGTCGCCGCTTCATCGACGCCGAGCCCGAGGAGCTGCGCGCCGAGGTGATCTATCAGATCGGCGCCTTGGCGGCCATCGCACACAGCGTCGGCACCACGGTGTCCTATGTGAAACCGCATGGCGCGCTGTACAACTCGATCGTCACGCATCGCGAGCAGGCGGCCGCGGTGGCCGCGGCGGTGCACGCCGTCGATCCGGGCTTGCCGGTGCTCGGCCTGGCCGGCTCGGCGTTCTTCGCCGCGGCCGCCGAGCTGGGCCTGCGCACGGTGCCGGAGGCGTTCGCCGACCGCGCTTATCGCGCCGACGGTCAGCTGGTGTCGCGCCGGTTACCCAACGCGGTGCTGCACGACCCGGACCGGATCGCCGACCGGGTGGCCTCGATGGTGCAGCGCGGGCAGGTCACCGCCGTCGACGGGTCGACCATCCCGATCACCGTGGAATCGGTCTGCGTGCATGGTGATTCGCCGGACGCGGTGCGCATCGCCGCGGCGGTACGCGACCGGCTGCGCGCCGACGGTACCGCGCTGGCTGCCTTCACCGATTAG
- a CDS encoding sulfurtransferase — MSTRAQVLISAAELAEMIESGCPVTLLDVRWELAEPDGRAAFERGHLPGAVYVSLEDELSDHGVAGRGRHPLPSGAAVQAAARRWGVRTGVPVVVYDDWNRAGSARAWWVLTAAGIGDVRILDGGLAAWRGEVVTGPSSAEPGDVTVVHEDLYAGALPTLTAGQAAAAAVLLDARAPERFRGEVEPVDPVAGHIPGARNLPSTALLAPDGTFALDALPRFDEPVGAYCGSGVTAAVLVAALAATGVDAALFPGSWSQWSADPALPVQTGD; from the coding sequence GTGAGCACGCGTGCGCAGGTTCTGATATCCGCTGCCGAACTAGCCGAAATGATTGAATCCGGTTGCCCGGTGACCCTTCTGGACGTCCGCTGGGAGCTGGCCGAGCCCGACGGTCGCGCGGCCTTCGAGCGGGGCCATCTGCCGGGGGCGGTATACGTATCGCTGGAGGACGAGCTGTCCGACCACGGGGTGGCCGGCCGCGGCAGGCACCCGTTGCCCTCCGGCGCGGCCGTGCAGGCCGCCGCGCGTCGCTGGGGTGTGCGCACCGGGGTGCCGGTGGTCGTCTACGACGACTGGAACCGGGCGGGTTCGGCGCGGGCATGGTGGGTGCTGACCGCCGCGGGCATCGGTGACGTCCGGATCCTCGACGGCGGTCTTGCCGCATGGCGCGGGGAAGTGGTCACCGGGCCGTCGTCGGCCGAACCGGGTGACGTGACCGTGGTGCACGAGGACCTCTATGCCGGTGCGCTCCCGACGCTGACCGCCGGACAGGCCGCCGCTGCCGCGGTTCTGCTCGACGCCCGGGCGCCGGAACGGTTCCGCGGCGAGGTGGAGCCGGTCGACCCGGTGGCCGGTCACATCCCGGGCGCCCGCAATCTGCCGAGCACCGCGCTGCTGGCCCCCGACGGCACCTTCGCGCTGGACGCGCTGCCGCGTTTCGACGAGCCGGTCGGTGCGTACTGCGGATCCGGGGTGACGGCCGCGGTACTGGTCGCGGCGCTGGCGGCGACGGGCGTCGACGCCGCACTGTTCCCGGGTTCGTGGTCGCAGTGGAGCGCCGACCCGGCGCTGCCGGTCCAAACGGGGGACTGA
- a CDS encoding type B 50S ribosomal protein L31: MKPDIHPDYHPVVFADANTGAMFLTRSTATSDRTVDFQGGTYPLIVVDVSADSHPFWTGSSRHIDTAGQVEKFRRRYGVRATP, encoded by the coding sequence ATGAAACCTGATATCCATCCGGACTACCACCCCGTGGTGTTCGCCGACGCCAACACGGGTGCCATGTTCCTGACCCGCTCGACGGCAACCAGTGATCGCACAGTCGATTTCCAGGGTGGCACCTATCCGCTGATCGTCGTCGACGTCAGCGCCGATTCACACCCGTTCTGGACCGGTTCGAGCCGGCACATCGACACCGCCGGCCAGGTCGAGAAGTTCCGCCGCCGCTACGGGGTCCGCGCCACCCCCTAG
- the bluB gene encoding 5,6-dimethylbenzimidazole synthase: MTDHAFSDTERQAVYRAIAERRDMRRFVPGTEVPADVLARLLAAAHAAPSVGLMQPWRFIRITDRTLRGQLHDLVDEERRETAAALGTRGEEFLELKVEGILECAELFVVALGEGRQAHVFGRRTMPHMDLASVSCAIQNLWLAARAEGLGMGWVSLFDPVRLAALLDMPADAEPVAILCLGPVPDFPPRPSLEIDDWAYGRPLPEFVSENRWGRAGLLT; the protein is encoded by the coding sequence GTGACCGATCACGCGTTCAGCGACACCGAACGTCAGGCCGTATACCGGGCCATCGCCGAGCGGCGGGACATGCGCCGGTTCGTCCCGGGCACCGAGGTTCCCGCCGACGTGCTGGCGCGGCTGCTGGCCGCCGCCCACGCCGCACCCAGCGTCGGATTGATGCAGCCGTGGCGCTTCATCCGGATCACCGATCGAACGCTGCGCGGGCAGCTGCACGACCTGGTGGACGAGGAGCGCCGGGAGACCGCGGCCGCACTGGGCACCCGCGGCGAGGAGTTCCTCGAACTCAAGGTCGAAGGCATCCTGGAGTGCGCGGAGCTGTTCGTGGTGGCCCTCGGCGAAGGCAGGCAGGCGCACGTCTTCGGCCGTCGCACCATGCCGCACATGGATCTGGCCTCGGTGTCCTGCGCGATCCAGAATCTGTGGCTGGCCGCCCGCGCCGAAGGCCTGGGCATGGGGTGGGTGTCGCTCTTCGATCCGGTGCGGTTGGCCGCGCTGCTGGACATGCCTGCCGATGCCGAGCCGGTGGCCATCCTGTGCCTTGGTCCCGTGCCCGACTTCCCGCCGCGGCCGTCCCTGGAAATCGACGACTGGGCCTACGGGCGGCCGCTGCCCGAGTTCGTCTCGGAGAACCGTTGGGGCCGAGCGGGACTCCTGACATGA
- the rpsR gene encoding 30S ribosomal protein S18, with translation MANKRKRTAAPEIKRPKENRLKALGITHVDYKDVSVLRTFLSERGKIRSRRVTGLTPQQQRQVATAIKNAREMALLP, from the coding sequence ATGGCGAACAAGCGCAAGCGGACGGCCGCCCCGGAGATCAAGCGGCCCAAAGAGAACCGACTGAAGGCGCTGGGTATCACTCACGTCGACTACAAGGACGTGTCGGTGCTGCGCACGTTCCTCTCCGAACGCGGCAAGATCCGGTCGCGCCGGGTCACCGGGCTCACCCCGCAACAGCAACGCCAGGTGGCCACCGCCATCAAGAACGCCCGCGAGATGGCGCTACTGCCCTAA
- a CDS encoding LacI family DNA-binding transcriptional regulator, with translation MSRSPAPRRRATLASLAAELKVSRTTISNAYNRPDQLSTELRERVLAAAKEMGYPGPDPVARSLRTRRAGAVGLMITEPLHYSFSDPAALDFVAGLAESCEEAGQGLLLVAAGPNRSVADGTAAVLSAGVDGFVIYSASDDDPYLPVVLQRHLPVVVVDQPKDVPGSSRVCIDDRAAMRQLAEHVVGLGHREIGLLTMRLGRDWPHEHPSPAVAQPERLNSPHFHVQRERAHGVFDAMRAAGLDPASVTVVESYDHGPASGGQAAEVALARNPRITALMCTADVLALSAMDALRARGIYVPGQMTVTGFDGVPEALRRGLTTVAQPSMEKGRRAGRLLHNPPRSGLPVIDMLATELMRGRTAGPPA, from the coding sequence ATGTCCAGAAGCCCGGCGCCCAGGCGACGGGCCACCCTGGCCTCGTTGGCCGCCGAACTCAAGGTTTCGCGCACCACGATCTCCAATGCGTACAACCGTCCCGACCAGCTGTCCACCGAACTCCGGGAGCGGGTGCTGGCCGCCGCCAAGGAGATGGGCTACCCCGGGCCGGACCCGGTGGCGCGGTCGCTGCGCACCCGCAGGGCCGGTGCCGTCGGGCTGATGATCACCGAACCGCTGCACTATTCGTTCAGCGATCCGGCCGCCCTGGATTTCGTTGCCGGGCTTGCCGAGTCATGTGAAGAGGCCGGGCAAGGCCTGCTGCTGGTGGCGGCCGGTCCCAACCGCAGCGTCGCCGACGGCACCGCCGCCGTGCTGTCGGCGGGTGTGGACGGCTTCGTGATCTACTCGGCCTCCGACGACGACCCCTATCTACCGGTGGTACTGCAGCGGCACCTGCCCGTCGTCGTCGTCGACCAACCCAAGGATGTGCCGGGCAGTTCGCGGGTGTGCATCGACGACCGCGCCGCCATGCGCCAGCTCGCCGAACACGTTGTGGGACTTGGCCACCGCGAGATCGGCCTGCTGACCATGCGGCTGGGCCGGGACTGGCCGCACGAGCATCCCAGCCCCGCGGTGGCCCAACCGGAGCGGCTGAACTCCCCGCATTTCCACGTGCAGCGCGAACGTGCGCACGGCGTCTTCGACGCGATGAGGGCGGCCGGGCTGGACCCGGCGTCGGTCACCGTGGTGGAAAGCTACGACCACGGGCCCGCGTCCGGCGGGCAGGCCGCCGAGGTGGCGCTGGCCCGCAATCCGCGCATCACGGCGTTGATGTGCACCGCCGACGTGCTGGCGCTGTCGGCGATGGATGCCCTTCGGGCGCGCGGCATCTATGTGCCCGGTCAGATGACGGTGACGGGCTTCGACGGGGTGCCGGAGGCGTTGCGCCGCGGCCTGACCACGGTGGCTCAGCCCAGCATGGAGAAGGGCCGGCGCGCGGGCCGGTTGTTGCACAACCCGCCGCGTTCGGGCCTGCCGGTCATCGACATGCTGGCCACCGAACTGATGCGCGGGCGCACCGCGGGCCCGCCCGCCTGA
- the mrf gene encoding ribosome hibernation factor-recruiting GTPase MRF produces MRTPVVLVTGRGTADEVAATLIRTPGTISVSYAIEGHVAIRQITEMRSQRRLISVWPIEVTGCLNCAIRADLLPLLRRLHRREEVTRIAVQLPKWADPESLCNAIEHTPLHLGPGYIDGPAARDVVVTAVVTGIDTGSWLTDALADDDLDDDRTVAQVVVGQAEFADVLVLTAPDAQTLAVLRRLAPRARITVGTDNVELALANLDSTARRGRSDDPHDPLLAGQPPLRPDGAVHLLEFNSRKPFHPLRLHHAIDELLDGVVRIRGRAWLASQPDAVVWIESAGGGLGVGHCGTWLADMEPGERAYVDPERIALAASIWDDRFGDRHIAMTALVCGADPEVITGALNRALLTDDELASPQDWPDYPDPFGDWRETADADTSEEARNET; encoded by the coding sequence ATGCGGACCCCAGTGGTGCTGGTGACGGGTCGAGGGACGGCGGACGAGGTGGCCGCCACGTTGATCCGGACACCGGGCACGATCAGCGTCAGCTACGCGATCGAAGGGCACGTCGCGATCCGGCAGATCACCGAGATGCGCTCGCAGCGCCGGCTCATCTCGGTGTGGCCGATCGAGGTGACCGGCTGCCTCAACTGCGCCATCCGCGCCGACCTGCTGCCGCTGCTGCGCCGCCTGCACCGCCGCGAGGAGGTCACCCGAATCGCCGTCCAGCTGCCGAAATGGGCCGACCCCGAATCACTGTGCAACGCGATCGAACACACCCCGCTGCACCTCGGTCCCGGCTATATCGACGGGCCCGCCGCTCGCGACGTGGTCGTCACCGCCGTGGTGACCGGAATCGACACCGGCAGCTGGCTGACTGACGCCCTGGCTGATGACGACCTCGACGACGACCGCACGGTGGCGCAGGTGGTGGTGGGCCAGGCCGAGTTCGCCGACGTGCTGGTGCTCACCGCGCCCGATGCCCAGACCCTCGCGGTGCTACGCCGACTGGCCCCGCGGGCCCGCATCACGGTCGGCACCGACAACGTCGAGTTGGCGCTGGCCAACCTGGATTCCACGGCCCGGCGCGGCCGCTCCGACGACCCACACGACCCGCTGCTGGCCGGCCAACCGCCGTTGCGCCCCGACGGCGCGGTCCACCTGCTGGAATTCAACTCCCGCAAGCCTTTTCACCCGTTGCGGTTGCACCACGCCATCGATGAGCTGCTCGACGGCGTGGTGCGCATCCGCGGCCGAGCGTGGCTGGCCAGCCAGCCCGATGCCGTCGTCTGGATCGAATCGGCGGGCGGCGGCCTCGGGGTGGGGCACTGCGGCACCTGGCTGGCCGATATGGAACCCGGCGAACGCGCCTACGTGGACCCGGAGCGCATCGCGCTGGCCGCCTCGATCTGGGACGACCGGTTCGGCGACCGGCATATCGCGATGACCGCCCTGGTGTGCGGGGCCGACCCAGAGGTCATCACCGGCGCACTGAACCGGGCACTACTGACCGACGACGAACTGGCCAGCCCGCAGGACTGGCCGGACTACCCGGATCCGTTCGGCGACTGGCGCGAGACGGCCGACGCCGACACAAGCGAGGAGGCACGCAATGAAACCTGA
- a CDS encoding metal ABC transporter solute-binding protein, Zn/Mn family, whose amino-acid sequence MQTVIVIAMTAPKTLRTLATGLVLAVPFALAACSGGGDSTATSSTAASGDCPTTPVNVVVSVDQWGQIVNSLGGACAKVTTILAGSSVDPHDFEPSPSDAATFTGAQLVVVNGGHYDEWASKLAASSAPNAPVINALQASGIEHDEHPEDGGHDDHDGHDHGDGVNPHAWYSPAAVTAVADAVTAKLGELAPQAKGYFATQRSAFTTSLQPYDELIAKIKAGAAGKTYGATESVFDDMAAAVGLQNKTPAGFQAAASNETDPSPADLDAFLKLLNGKGVDVLIYNTQTEGSVPEQIRTAAQNAGIPVVNVTETVAPGAKSFEAWQVDQLTALAKALGVQP is encoded by the coding sequence ATGCAAACGGTTATCGTTATCGCCATGACCGCGCCGAAGACCCTCCGCACCCTGGCCACCGGCCTGGTGCTCGCCGTTCCGTTCGCCCTGGCCGCCTGCTCGGGCGGCGGCGACAGCACGGCGACCTCGAGCACCGCCGCCTCCGGGGACTGCCCGACCACCCCGGTGAACGTCGTCGTCAGCGTCGACCAGTGGGGGCAGATCGTGAACAGCCTCGGCGGGGCCTGCGCCAAGGTGACGACAATCCTGGCCGGGTCGTCGGTGGACCCACACGATTTCGAGCCGTCCCCGTCGGACGCCGCCACCTTCACCGGCGCCCAACTCGTCGTCGTCAACGGTGGTCACTACGACGAATGGGCCAGCAAGCTGGCGGCCAGCTCCGCGCCCAACGCGCCGGTGATCAACGCCCTGCAGGCCAGCGGCATCGAGCACGACGAGCACCCCGAGGACGGGGGCCACGACGACCACGACGGTCACGACCATGGCGACGGGGTGAATCCGCATGCCTGGTACAGCCCGGCCGCCGTGACCGCGGTCGCCGACGCGGTGACCGCCAAGCTCGGCGAGCTGGCTCCGCAGGCCAAGGGCTACTTCGCGACCCAGCGCAGCGCGTTCACCACCTCGCTGCAGCCCTACGACGAGCTGATCGCGAAGATCAAGGCCGGTGCGGCAGGCAAGACCTACGGCGCCACCGAATCCGTCTTCGACGACATGGCCGCGGCGGTCGGGTTGCAGAACAAGACGCCGGCGGGCTTCCAGGCGGCCGCCAGCAATGAGACGGACCCCTCCCCGGCCGACCTGGACGCCTTCCTGAAGCTGTTGAATGGCAAGGGTGTCGACGTTCTCATCTACAACACCCAGACCGAGGGATCGGTGCCCGAGCAGATCCGCACCGCGGCGCAGAACGCCGGGATTCCGGTGGTGAACGTGACCGAAACGGTGGCGCCGGGCGCGAAATCGTTCGAGGCTTGGCAGGTGGACCAACTCACCGCACTCGCCAAGGCCCTTGGTGTCCAGCCCTGA
- a CDS encoding metal ABC transporter ATP-binding protein yields MSSPDPSESEPPALSFQDVSVVRGGRLIWSEGTFDVPAGGIVAVIGSSGSGKTTLLHAVLGTIPVGSGTIRVLGKPPGAATGLIGYVPQNYAVAAGNAIRACDAVLLGLTGNRWGFGRASAAERARVADVLAAVDASEFAHRRLSQLSGGQRQRIAIAEALVARPRLLILDEPLTALDVRNQRDIVRLLAKIRDELGVTILVVAHDLNPLLAVLDGAIYLLDGHAHFDTTDEVVDADLLSHLYGTSIQVVHTPQGDMYVRSI; encoded by the coding sequence GTGTCCAGCCCTGACCCGTCCGAATCCGAACCACCCGCACTCTCGTTCCAGGACGTCAGCGTCGTTCGGGGCGGCCGGCTGATCTGGTCGGAGGGCACGTTCGACGTGCCGGCCGGTGGCATCGTCGCCGTCATCGGCTCCAGCGGGTCGGGTAAGACCACCCTGCTGCACGCCGTGCTGGGCACGATCCCGGTCGGCTCGGGCACCATCCGGGTACTCGGCAAGCCGCCGGGCGCCGCCACCGGATTGATCGGGTATGTGCCGCAGAACTACGCCGTCGCCGCGGGTAACGCGATCAGGGCCTGTGACGCGGTGCTGCTCGGGCTGACCGGCAATCGGTGGGGGTTCGGGCGGGCCAGCGCCGCCGAACGCGCCAGGGTCGCCGACGTGCTCGCCGCCGTCGACGCCTCGGAGTTCGCGCACCGCAGGCTGTCCCAGCTGTCCGGCGGGCAGCGGCAGCGCATCGCGATCGCCGAGGCGCTGGTGGCCAGGCCCCGGCTGCTCATCCTGGACGAGCCGCTGACCGCGCTGGACGTCCGCAACCAGCGCGACATCGTGCGGCTGCTGGCCAAGATCCGCGACGAACTCGGGGTGACCATCCTGGTGGTCGCGCACGACCTGAACCCGCTGCTGGCCGTGTTGGACGGCGCTATCTACCTGCTCGACGGGCACGCGCATTTCGACACCACCGACGAGGTCGTCGACGCCGACCTGCTGAGCCACCTGTACGGCACCTCCATCCAGGTGGTGCACACCCCGCAGGGCGACATGTACGTCCGGAGTATCTGA
- a CDS encoding GTP-binding protein, protein MLLPVTVLSGFLGAGKTTLLNHILANREGRRVAVIVNDMSEVNIDAALIAGQGHLDRTQEKLVELTNGCICCTLREDLVEAVAELAGQNRFDHLVIESTGISEPMPVAATFGWEFEDGFSLARLARLDTMVTVVDASTFLPELARGQSLADRDMVACPGDGRNIADLLTDQVEFADVILLNKTDLVTAQQLGAVEAVVRRLNPTARLLHTDHGVVALAEVLGTGRFDPDAAAKVPGWDEEIANGHTPETDEYGIGSMTFRADRPFHPDRLAAALENMRGLLRSKGFCWIASRPAIAAIWSQAGPNLVIEPAQYWASTDITPGQEIVFIGVRLDRGRIGELLDSALLTDDEVAAGEPSWLRFPDPLPAWGVTHTH, encoded by the coding sequence ATGCTGCTGCCCGTCACGGTGCTGTCCGGCTTCCTCGGCGCCGGCAAGACCACCCTGCTCAACCACATCCTGGCCAACCGCGAGGGCCGCCGGGTCGCCGTCATCGTCAACGACATGAGCGAGGTGAACATTGACGCCGCCCTCATCGCCGGCCAGGGTCACCTGGACAGGACGCAGGAGAAACTGGTCGAGCTCACCAATGGCTGCATCTGCTGCACCCTGCGCGAGGACCTGGTCGAGGCGGTGGCCGAGCTGGCCGGGCAGAACCGATTCGATCACCTGGTCATCGAATCCACCGGCATCTCCGAGCCCATGCCCGTCGCGGCGACGTTCGGCTGGGAATTTGAGGATGGCTTCAGCCTGGCCCGGCTGGCCCGGCTGGACACCATGGTGACCGTGGTGGACGCGTCCACCTTCCTGCCCGAACTGGCCCGCGGCCAGTCGCTGGCCGACCGCGATATGGTCGCCTGCCCGGGCGACGGCCGCAACATCGCCGACCTGCTCACCGACCAGGTGGAGTTCGCGGACGTCATCCTGCTCAACAAGACCGACCTGGTCACCGCCCAGCAGCTGGGCGCCGTCGAAGCCGTGGTGCGCAGGCTCAACCCCACCGCGCGGCTGCTGCACACCGATCACGGCGTGGTGGCACTCGCCGAGGTGCTCGGCACCGGGCGTTTCGACCCCGACGCGGCCGCGAAGGTACCCGGTTGGGACGAGGAGATCGCCAACGGCCACACCCCGGAAACCGACGAATACGGCATCGGGTCGATGACCTTCCGCGCCGACCGTCCTTTTCACCCCGACCGGCTGGCCGCGGCGCTGGAAAACATGCGGGGGCTGTTGCGCAGCAAGGGTTTCTGCTGGATCGCCAGCCGGCCGGCCATCGCCGCCATCTGGTCCCAGGCCGGCCCCAATCTGGTGATCGAGCCGGCGCAGTACTGGGCGTCCACCGATATCACCCCGGGCCAGGAGATCGTGTTCATCGGCGTGCGGCTGGACCGCGGCCGCATCGGTGAGCTACTCGATTCGGCGCTGTTGACCGACGACGAGGTGGCCGCCGGTGAGCCGAGCTGGCTGCGCTTCCCCGATCCGCTGCCGGCCTGGGGTGTCACGCATACGCACTGA
- a CDS encoding metal ABC transporter permease, protein MQTTVLALGYQENWWQILTSAFMRNALIGGTLVALAAGLIGYFIVVRNSAFAAHALAHIGFPGATGAVLLGLPVTVGLATFCIGGALVIGALGKRADEREVATGTVLAAATGLGLFFSSQATKSSSTVTNVLFGNLLAVTHEQLVSFGVAVLVLAVVVAFVYRPLLFASINAEVAEAKGVPVRVLSVVFMALLGLAVTMAVQAVGTLLLFALVVTPAATAIMLVARPGLAMLASTLLAVFSVWAGLALSAMFNVPPSFVIVTIVCGIWLVVWAIAQRTGTDRRIAPPHGASGLHVH, encoded by the coding sequence ATGCAGACGACCGTGCTGGCGCTGGGCTATCAGGAGAACTGGTGGCAGATCCTGACGTCGGCGTTCATGCGCAATGCCCTGATCGGCGGCACGCTGGTGGCCCTGGCTGCCGGGCTGATCGGCTATTTCATCGTGGTGCGTAACAGCGCCTTCGCCGCACATGCGTTGGCGCACATCGGCTTTCCCGGTGCCACCGGGGCGGTGCTGCTGGGCCTGCCGGTCACCGTCGGGTTGGCGACGTTCTGCATCGGGGGTGCACTGGTGATCGGCGCGCTGGGCAAACGCGCCGACGAACGGGAGGTGGCCACCGGCACGGTGCTGGCCGCCGCCACCGGGCTGGGGCTGTTCTTCAGCTCGCAGGCCACCAAGAGCAGCAGCACCGTCACCAACGTGCTGTTCGGGAACCTGCTCGCGGTGACCCATGAGCAGCTGGTGTCGTTCGGGGTGGCGGTGCTGGTGCTGGCCGTCGTCGTCGCGTTCGTCTACCGGCCGCTGTTGTTCGCCTCGATCAACGCCGAGGTCGCCGAGGCCAAGGGCGTCCCGGTGCGGGTGCTGTCGGTGGTGTTCATGGCGCTGCTCGGGCTGGCGGTGACGATGGCGGTCCAAGCGGTCGGCACACTGCTGCTGTTCGCCCTTGTCGTGACGCCCGCGGCCACGGCGATCATGTTGGTGGCCCGGCCCGGACTGGCCATGCTGGCCTCCACGCTGCTGGCGGTGTTCTCGGTGTGGGCAGGGCTGGCGCTGTCGGCGATGTTCAACGTTCCGCCCAGCTTCGTCATCGTCACGATCGTCTGCGGCATCTGGCTGGTGGTGTGGGCAATAGCGCAACGGACCGGAACGGATCGGCGAATCGCGCCGCCACACGGCGCTTCCGGGCTGCACGTCCACTAA
- the rpmG gene encoding 50S ribosomal protein L33, which produces MARNEIPPIVKLRSTAGTGYTYVTRKNRRNDPDRLVLRKYDPVVRRHVDFREER; this is translated from the coding sequence ATGGCCCGCAACGAGATCCCGCCGATCGTCAAACTGCGGTCCACCGCGGGAACCGGCTATACCTATGTCACCCGCAAGAACCGCCGCAATGATCCGGACCGGCTGGTGCTGCGCAAGTACGACCCGGTCGTGCGCCGCCATGTCGACTTCAGGGAGGAACGCTGA
- the rpmB gene encoding 50S ribosomal protein L28, giving the protein MSAHCQVTGRAPGFGNRVSHSNRRTRRRWNPNIQLKTYYLPSEDRRIRLRVSAKGIKVIDRDGIEAVVERLRRNGEKI; this is encoded by the coding sequence GTGTCGGCGCACTGCCAAGTCACCGGCCGCGCACCGGGTTTCGGTAACCGGGTGTCCCACTCGAACCGGCGTACCCGCCGGCGCTGGAATCCGAATATCCAGCTCAAGACCTACTACCTACCCTCCGAGGACCGCCGCATCCGGCTGCGGGTCAGCGCCAAGGGGATCAAGGTGATCGACCGGGACGGCATCGAGGCCGTGGTCGAACGGCTGCGTCGCAACGGAGAGAAAATCTGA